The Gemmatimonadota bacterium sequence GACCTCCGATAGTGCGCGTGCCGTGATGCTCTCCACGGAAGCAGCCCGACGGATCGGCGTCACCTACGCCCCGGTCATCCTCGGACCGCTGGACCGCGTCGTGCGGACGGTGGGCATCGTGACATACGACGAGACCATGCTCAAGTCGGTCACCGCCCGCGTGGATGGCTGGGTCGACCAACTGCATGTCAATTTCACCGGGCAGGCGGTCCGTGTGGGAGAGCCGCTGTTCGACCTGTATTCGCCGATGGTGGTTGCCGCCCAGCAGGAGCTGCTCCTCGCCCGACGGCTCAATCGCGATCTGTCCACCGGCACCTCGGAGGCCGTCCAGAGCTCCGATGATCTGCTCCAATCCGCCCGGCGCCGACTCTTGTACTGGGAGATCCCGCCGGACCAGATCCGTCAGATCGAGGAATCGGGCGAGATCCGCAAAACGGTGACGTTCCGATCCCCGGTGAGCGGCGTGGTCATCGAGAAGTCCGTGCTTGCCGGGCAGCGCCTCATGGCCGGGGAGGCGGTGTATCGCATTGCCGACCTGAGCATCGTGTGGCTGGACGGCGAAGTGTACGAGCGGGATCTGCCCTCGGTGCGGCTCGGTGGGCAAGTTGTCGCCGAATTTCAGGCCCTCCCCGGTGACATCCGAACCGGCCGGATCTCGTACATCTATCCCACCATCAATCCTGAAACCAGGACCGCTCGCGTTCGCGTCACCCTCGCGAACCCGGGCCTCCTCCTCAAGCCGGGGATGTATTCGACCTTCAGTTTTGCGGCGGCCTCCGAGCCGGTGCTGAGCGTCCCCCGCTCGGCGATTCTCTCGACCGGCAAACGGAACCTCGTGTTCGTCAAGATGCCGGACGGCATGCTGGTGCCCCGGGAGGTCAGCCTCGGCCAGGCGACCGACGACCGACTCGAGATTCTCGCGGGTCTGGTGGTGGGTGATACGGTGGTGAGTTCCGCCACCTTTCTGGTGGACGCAGAATCCAATCTCGGCTCACTGCTCGGCGGCATGGGCAACATGCCGGGAATGGATGTCACCGCGCCGGCAGCGCCCGCCGCACCACCGCCCGCCGCCGATCCCGGATCCAGCATGCCGGGGATGGACATGACGGCGCCCAAGGTCCCCCCGGTGGCGAAGCCGTCGCCGCGCCGGGTCGCACCAACGCCAGCGCCAACCAAGGACTCGACGAAGGCGAAGGCAGCGGAGAACGAGCACACCGGGCACAAGATGCCCGAGGGGAGCTGACCGGCCGTGCTCAAGCGCATCATTGACTGGTCGACCGCGAACCTGCTGCTGGTTTCCCTGTTCACGCTCGCCGCCATCGCCGGCGGCATCTGGGCGGTCAAACAGACACCGCTGGAGGCACTGCCCGACCTGAGCGACGTGCAGGTCATCGTGCAAGCCGAGTACAATGATCAGGCGCCACGCATCGTGGAGGATCAGGTCACCTACCCGATCGCGGCCGAGATGCTCAAGGTGCCTGGGTCCCGCACGGTCCGGGGCTACTCGTTCTTCGGCATCTCGTTTGTCTACATCATCTTCGAAGACGGTACCGATCTCTATTGGGCGCGTTCACGGGTTCTGGAGTACCTCAACGGTATCCAGGGGAAGCTGCCGGCGAATGTGACACCGACCCTCGGGCCCGATGCCACCGGTCTTGGCTGGGTGTTCCAGTACGCGCTCGAAGACACCACCGGACAAAAGAGCCTGGCGGAGCTGCGGAGTATCCAGGACTGGTACCTCCGGTATGCCCTCACGGCCGTCCCGGGCGTCTCCGAAGTTGCGACCCTGGGGGGGTTCGAGAAGCAGTACCAGATCGATCTCGACCCCGCGAAGCTGCTGGGGTTTCGGATCCCGATCACGGCGGTCATGTCGGCAATTCAGAACGCCAATGCCGACATCGGGGCGATGGTCGTCGAGCTCTCCGAGCGCGAGTACATGGTGCGGGGACTCGGGTACCTCAAGTCGATCGACGATATCGAGAATGTTGTGGTGGGTGCGACTCAGAGCGGGATACCGGTCCGAGTGGCCGAACTCGGTCGCGTGAGCGTCGGTCCAGCGGTCCGACGAGGGGTCGCGGAGCTTGACGGGCGGGGCGACGCGGTGGGCGGCATCGTGGTCATGCGGTTTGGCCAGAATGCCCTCGCCACCATCGCACGCGTCAAGGCCAAGATTACGGAGGTCCAGCAGGGCCTCCCCGCTGGCGTTGTACTGACGCCGGTCTACGACCGGAGCGACCTGATCCAACGGGCCATCGACAATCTCCGTGGCAAGTTGCTTGAGGAGAGCCTCGTCGTCGCCTTGGTGTGCATCGTCTTTCTGCTTCATGCCAGGTCAGCGCTGGTGGCCATCATCACCCTGCCACTCGGGATCCTCATCGCGTTCATCGCGATGCGATGGGTCGGGGTTGGCGCTGACATCATGTCATTGGGGGGAATCGCGATCGCCATTGGCGCAATGATCGATGCGGCGATTGTCATGATCGAGAACATGCACAAGCACCTCGAACGCGCCGTGGATGCGCGGCACGTTGCCCTGGGACACCCAGCGGCTGGCAAATCACTCGACACGTCGATCTTGACCACGGCGGAGCGTTGGCAGGTAGTTCGAGAATCGTCCAAGGAGGTCGGGCCTGCGCTGTTCTTCTCGCTGTTGATCATTACCGTCTCCTTCGTCCCGGTGTTTGTGCTGGAAGGACAGGAAGGCCGGCTGTTCAAGCCCCTGGCCTTCACCAAGACGTTCGCGATGGCCGCGGCGAGCCTGCTGTCGGTGACCCTTGTGCCGGTGGCCATGGGAATCTTCATCCGGGGCAAGATCTACCGAGAGCGGGCGAATCCGGTCAATCGCCTGCTCATTGCCCTGTACCGACCAGTCATCACCTTCGTGTTGCGGCAACGGTGGCCGGTCATCGGTGCGGCGTTGGTGGGGCTGATCCTGACTGCCATCCCGTGGTCCCAGATCGGGAGCGAGTTCATGCCGCGACTCGATGAGGGGACCATCCTCTTCATGCCGACGACCCTGCCGGGGGTCAGTGTCGCGCGAGCGCGCGAGATTCTCCGTGTCCAGGACGGCATCCTGAAGAGTTTCCCGGAAGTGGATCACGTCTGGGGCAAGGCAGGAAGGGCGAATACCGCGACCGATCCGGCGGGGCTCGATATGGTGGAAACCACGATCACCTTGAAGCCGGAATCGGAATGGCGAGAGGGGATGACCTACGACGCCCTGGTGGCCGCCATGGATTCGGCGGTACGGCTTCCCGGAATCACCAATGCCTGGACGATGCCGATCAAGGGACGTATCGACATGCTCGCCACGGGCATCCGGACCCCTGTCGGGATCAAGCTCTTCGGCCCTGACCTGGCTGAGCTCGAGCGGCTGGGCAAGGAGGTCGAGCAGGTGGTGCGGATGGTGCCGGGAACGCGAAGCGCGTTCGCGGAGCGGGCGGTTTCCGGCTACTACCTCGACATCGACATCGATCGGGCGAAGGCGGCGCGGCACGGCTTGAACGTCGGTGACGTGCAGACCGTCATCGCTACCGCCGTCGGCGGCATGACGATCACCCAGACCGTGGAGGGCCGCGAGCGCTACGGCGTGCGCATCCGGTATCCCCTCGAGCTGCGCGACAACCCCGAGCGGCTCGCCTCCGTCCTGATTCCCGTCGCCCATGGCATCGGCAGCGACGCCAGCCCTGATGTCGGCATGCCGACCGGAATGGGGGCACCCGGCGCCACGGCTGGTGAGGGAGCGTTCGTCCCGCTCGGGCAGATCGCCACGATCCGGCAGGTGGCGGGTCCCATGGTGGTTCGCACGGAGGGCGCCCAGCCGACGGCGTGGGTGTTCGTGGACGTAGTCGGGCGGGACATCGGCAGTTACGTCGCGGAGGCGCAGCAACAGGTGCAACGCGCCGTGTCGCTCCCTCCAGGCTACTCTCTTGTCTGGAGTGGCCAGTACGAATACATGCAGCGCGCCAAGGAACGGATGAAAGTGGTCATCCCCGCCACCTTGGCGATCATCTTCTTGCTCCTCTATTTCAACTTCAAGAGCGTACCAGAATCGCTGATCGTCATGCTCTCGCTGCCGTTCGCGCTGGTCGGCGGCATCTGGTTCATCTGGCTCCTCGGGTATAACTGGTCGGTCGCCGTGGCGATCGGCTTCATCGCACTCGCCGGCGTTGCCGCCGAGACCGGGGTGGTGATGCTGATCTACCTTGATCACGCGTGGGCAGCGCGCACGGCCACCGGACACCGGCCGTCGCTTCGCGATCTCTACGAGGCGGTCATGGAGGGTGCGGTGGAGCGCGTGCGCCCCAAGATGATGACCGTCACCGCGATCATGGCGGGATTGCTCCCCATACTCTGGGGTTCCGGGGCCGGTGCCAGTGTGATGAAACGCATTGCGGCCCCCATGGTCGGGGGCATGATCAGCAGCACGGTGTTGACGCTGATCGTGATTCCGGCCGTCTACTCGCTGTGGAAGGAACGGGAGGTGCGGGCGGCGACTTCGAACGAACGGACGGATTGACGGGATGTCCCACGCGGCCGACTTCAAGGCCACCAGTTCGATTGCTCTGCATGCCCACCGGCTTCCGGACCATCATGGAAGCCGCGGTCATCTCTTCGGCTGATCATCCACGTATTGCCTGGACCAGGGCGGTGCGCACGCCGCCGCAGAGCACATCCAAACGCTGAAAGAGTGTATCAAGAGCTGCGCGAAGTGCACGACGGCGATGCAGGAGATGTCGCCGTCCGTCGGTGCCGTGTGCCGTGAGTGCGCCGAGCGTTGCAACACGTGCGCCGACTCGTGTGCAGCATTCGGCGAGGATGCAACCATGCAACGGTGCGCAGAAGTATGCCGGGCATGTGCGCAGGCCTGCGAAGCAATGGCCTGAGCGGCAGGCGCGACAAATCGATCGGACCGGCGAGACCCCTTCCTTCGACGGTTCCGCTCGGTTTCGCCGTGCGTGTCGCACCGGCCCTGCTCATGACACCAAGCCCTCACGCGTGGCTGGTGTGTGCGATTGGGGTGCCATCAAGCGGCAGCGACAGGCGAAACACGGCACCGGGTGCATTGCCAAGGAATTCGAGCTTGCCCCCATGGGCTTCCGCACCGGCTTGGGCGATCGCGAGGCCAAGCCCGGTCCCATCGCTGCGTCGCCGAGCGGGATCACCACGAAAGAACCGCACGAACAGGTGTGGCAGTTGGTCCGGGGAAATGCCATGGCCATCGTCACGCACGGTGAGGGTCATCTCATCCTGCAACTTCAATTCAAGGGATACTTCCCCGCCCGCCCGGCAGTATTTCATCGCGTTGTCAACCAAGTTGCTCACGACCCGGTCGAGCATCCGCTCATCCCCCGATATCCGTCCGTCATCCGCGTGGACCACAAAACGAATCCCGCGGGCCGCCGCAATCGATTCGAACCGCACACGGACCCGATCGAGGAGTGCCCGACAATCCACGTCCTCCAAATGCTCCAGCGGCACACTAGAATCCGCACGCGCGAGGAGGAGGAGATCGCCCGCAAGTCGTGTCAACCGCTCGACCTCCTCGCGACAACGGATGAGCGTCGCTCGGTATTCCTCGACGGTGCGGTCCCGCTTCAGGGTCACATCGATGTCACCCTTGAGCACGGTGAGTGGGGCACGCAACTCGTGGCTCGCGTCAGCAGTGAATTGACGTTGCACCTGAAAGGCACGGTCCAGTCGGTCCAGCATGCCGTTCAGCACGGTGACCAGGCTGGCGAATTCGTCGACGTCGGCGTGAGCGGTAATCCGCTCCGACAAGGTGCCCTCCGAGATGGCCTCGGCTTGCGCGGTGATTTCTCCGGTCGGCCGGAGGGCGACCGCCGCCAAGTTTCGACCCAACGCGTATCCCCCGACCGTGCCGACCAGGGTGAGAAGGACCAGGAACAACGCGAATCGCACCAATGTCTGCCGAAGCGGGCCGGTCGGTGCCGCGACCTGCAGTACGTGGACCTGATGCGCCGCCCCGACCAATTCCATCGGATACACCACACTGCGGAGCGCGCGCCCCTGCCAGCGGTGCGTCACCCTCGCCACGCGGCCGGCACGCGCCTCTGTCAGCGCCGACGGGGGGAGGGTGAGGTTTGCCGTCAGGTTACCGCTCCGCACCACCGGCTGTCCGCTGAAATCCCAGAGTTGTGCGTACCGGATCAGTTCCGCCGGCGGGCCCACGCGGGCGGCGAGCAGGACTCCCTCATGGAACTGGAACGCGGGTCCGCTGGTGGCCGCCCCGGCCCGCGCTTCCACCTCAGCAAGATGCAGGAGGGTATCGTCGAGCTGTTGATACAGAATGGTCCGCAATGCGAGGATACTGACCAGACCAGCTGTGGCCAGAATGGCAAGCGCCCCGAGGGCGACGCGAAGCGCCAGGGCGAGGCGGAACGAACGCACCCTATTCATCTCCCAGCCGCAGCGCATAGCCAGCGCCCCTGATCGTTTGGAGGAGCCGCGGGTCACCGTACCGTTCGAGTTTCTTACGCAGGTTCGAGATATGGGCATCGATCATGTTTGTCTCGGGGTCAAACGACATATCCCACACCTGCTGAAGCAGTTGGACCCGTGTCACCACCTGTTCGGGGTGCAACATGAAGTGCTCGAGCAGCCGGAACTCCCGTGGCGAGAGCTCGACACGGCGGTGCCCGACCCGCACTTGGCGGTTGAGCCGATCAACCTGCAGGTTGCCGAAATGCAGGACGCCACTGACAGACCCACTCCGTCGCCGCGTGAGGGCGGCGACCCTCGCCAACAGCTCATCGAAGTCGAACGGTTTCGTCAAATAGTCATCGGCGCCGGCGTTGAGACCGCGCACCACGTCCGGTGTCGAATCGCGCCCCGTCAGCATCAGAATTGGCGTGTCAATTCCCTCGCGCCGGAGATCGGCCGAGAGCTCGAGTCCCGTCCGTTTCGGGATCTGGATGTCCAACAGGATCAGATCATACAAGTAGATGTGGCAGAGGTGTGAACCCTCTTCACCATCAGTAGCCACATCGACGGCATGGCCCTCCTCTTCCAAGCCTTGCTTGAGAAAGCGGGCCGTTTGCGAGTCATCCTCGACGACCAAGATGCGCATGCCGGCTCCCGAGAAGTTGGGCGGCCGCGATGGGGGGGGGAATCCCCCATCGACGGGCCGAGGACTTGAACGAATCCAAGAAACCTTAACCTCGGCTCGAAGGTCCCGTAATCGTTGGCCCGGTATCATCAAGCACGGGGGAATGGGCCGATCAGGTCAAATTTAGCAGCGGGAGGCGGTGATGCGACGATTGGTGACCGATGAGCAGAGTGAGTGGCTCGCGGCCACAGGCCGACGGAGGCCGCGCACCCCAAGATCAAGAACCAGTCGAATGCTCACCCGGATCGCGCTAGGCGTGGGATTGCTACTTCTCACCCAAGCCGACGTGGCGGGTGCGCATCCGGTCCTCCGGCGATCAATACCCGCCGCGGCCGAGACGTTGACCATTCCGCCGAGACTGCTTCGGCTCAGCTTTAGTGAGCCGGTTGAATTGCGCTTCTCCAAGATCCAGTTGATCGACGCCAGGGGGACAACGGTGGCATTGGATCCACTCGCCACCATCCCGGATTCACAGGGCACCATCGTGGCCACGCTCGACCGCCGCCTCGGGAACGGATCATACCTGGTACGATGGCAAGTGGCGGGCGCGGATGCGCACGTGGTGCGTGGTGAGTTCCGCTTCGTGGTGAACATTCCCGAACAGCTCCGCGCGGAAGGCGACGCCGGCAGTGTGGCGCCGCCCGACACTCCGCACGAAGTCCATCAGCCGACGGCAACGGCTGGGCCACCATTTGACGTGTCCGACCCGCTCTTTGTCGGAGTGCGTTGGTTGATGTACATCGCGCTCACCGGCATCGTTGGCGCTGCGGTATTTCAGATGGCTGTCCTCCGACGCGTCGAGCTGCACTGGAGCCGTCTCGGCATCGCCCCGCGAGCGGGGCTGACCGCGCTCTGCGCCACCGTCGGGCACGTCGCTGCCGTCCTGCTCCTGGTCACGTTGCCGCTGCGCCTGGCCGCGCAGTCGGTGGCGATGCACACACCGGGACAGGCATTTCAGGCAGACATGATCGGTGGGTTGATCGTGCACACCACGTGGGGATGGGCCTGGGCGGCGCAAGTGATCCTCGGCGTGGCGGCCGTGATCCTGTTCAGGCGGGCCCAGACGACCGGGCGGTGGATGCCCATCCGCGTCGTGGGCCTCTTGCTGGCGTTTACCCCAGCGCTTTCGGGACACGCCATTGCCGCTGAGCGGTGGATCCCGCTGGCCGTCCTTTCCGATGGACTGCACATCATTGGTGCTGCGGGCTGGCTCGGCACGCTGGCTGTGATGTTGATCGTCTCCATCACCGCCGCCCTGGGACCGATGGAGGACCACGGCGCGCTGGCCGCTGAGTTGGTGACAGCCTACTCCCCCGTGGCGCTCGGATGCGCCGCGTTGGCGGGACTCACCGGCGTGGCCTCGACCTGGATTCACACCGGCCAACTCGACCAACTCTGGACGACAGCGTACGGTCGGGTGTTGTTGCTCAAGCTCGCCATTCTCTTGGTGGTTGTCGCCACCGGTGCCTACAACTGGCGACGCGTGCTCCCCTCGCTTGGGGATCAGATCGGTGCTGTCCGGGTCGTTCGCTCTGCCAGCGCCGAAGTGATGGTCGCCATGCTCGTGCTCTTCGTCACCGCCGTTCTGGTAGCCCTGCCGACTCCGCTCCCCACGAGCGGCCCCTGAGCGAGCTGATCACCAGGCGTGAAGCACGATCGCTCGATCGGCTCCCCGGGAATCCGCGCGCGTTCTACTTGGTCTCTCACGCCTGGAGTTCCCAGCCATTGGTGGAGAGCGTAGATCTAGGCTCCCTCTCCAAACTGAGGCTGGTCATGAAGCAGCTCAGCCGGGTCCGTCAGGCCTGCAAGTTTCTCAAGGCTCACCGGCGGCAGGCGCGCGCCAAGCTTCAAATGCAGGCATGCATCTCTCCCCACAAGCCGTGCCAAACGATCTGACAGCTAGGGCACTTGCCAATCGGCCACCCGCCACGCCCCCGCGTCAAGCCTCGCCGAGCCCAGTCAGAGGAGTCGGCCCGCCCAGATAGCAACTGCCGCCGGCACCAGCGCTGGCGGACAAGCATCATCTTCCTTCTCGAGATGTGGTCACGGGACGAGGGGACCAATCCCTCTCCTCCGGGGCGTAGCCCTCGGGAAGGGATCTGGCCCACGGAACGACCCCAAGGCATCAGCTGCCTTGGGGCCGGGACCTCCCGTGATGAGACACCGGGCTACTGAGGGCTGCTGCCCCGGAATCCATTCTCACTCAAGAACCGCGTCAGCACCGCCCGCTCCTTCGTGATATCCGCGACACAATTTTGGACCGCGCGCTCGACGGCTTCGGTGTACGCCGCTTCCTGCTCGTTGTTGGTCTTGGTCCCGGCGACTCCCAGGAAGCCTTTCGCAAAGCCCCCTACCCCGCCACCCCCGCCCTTCTTGCTCAGCCCGCGGCCCGTTGTGCGCAATACGGTCTCGCCCGAGACGTGGGTCACGGTGCAGCCCACCTCAGCATAGGACTTGTTCTTGGAGAACGCGCCGAGCAGTCCGCCGCCGACGCTCCCG is a genomic window containing:
- a CDS encoding efflux RND transporter periplasmic adaptor subunit yields the protein MTTQHDPLNPAPESSPFQTGNRRRLSRPVAVMGFVGVLAIAAIVTWYFSRPSASPAESAAHNHAATPTSDSARAVMLSTEAARRIGVTYAPVILGPLDRVVRTVGIVTYDETMLKSVTARVDGWVDQLHVNFTGQAVRVGEPLFDLYSPMVVAAQQELLLARRLNRDLSTGTSEAVQSSDDLLQSARRRLLYWEIPPDQIRQIEESGEIRKTVTFRSPVSGVVIEKSVLAGQRLMAGEAVYRIADLSIVWLDGEVYERDLPSVRLGGQVVAEFQALPGDIRTGRISYIYPTINPETRTARVRVTLANPGLLLKPGMYSTFSFAAASEPVLSVPRSAILSTGKRNLVFVKMPDGMLVPREVSLGQATDDRLEILAGLVVGDTVVSSATFLVDAESNLGSLLGGMGNMPGMDVTAPAAPAAPPPAADPGSSMPGMDMTAPKVPPVAKPSPRRVAPTPAPTKDSTKAKAAENEHTGHKMPEGS
- a CDS encoding response regulator transcription factor, which gives rise to MRILVVEDDSQTARFLKQGLEEEGHAVDVATDGEEGSHLCHIYLYDLILLDIQIPKRTGLELSADLRREGIDTPILMLTGRDSTPDVVRGLNAGADDYLTKPFDFDELLARVAALTRRRSGSVSGVLHFGNLQVDRLNRQVRVGHRRVELSPREFRLLEHFMLHPEQVVTRVQLLQQVWDMSFDPETNMIDAHISNLRKKLERYGDPRLLQTIRGAGYALRLGDE
- a CDS encoding copper resistance protein CopC/CopD, which encodes MGLLLLTQADVAGAHPVLRRSIPAAAETLTIPPRLLRLSFSEPVELRFSKIQLIDARGTTVALDPLATIPDSQGTIVATLDRRLGNGSYLVRWQVAGADAHVVRGEFRFVVNIPEQLRAEGDAGSVAPPDTPHEVHQPTATAGPPFDVSDPLFVGVRWLMYIALTGIVGAAVFQMAVLRRVELHWSRLGIAPRAGLTALCATVGHVAAVLLLVTLPLRLAAQSVAMHTPGQAFQADMIGGLIVHTTWGWAWAAQVILGVAAVILFRRAQTTGRWMPIRVVGLLLAFTPALSGHAIAAERWIPLAVLSDGLHIIGAAGWLGTLAVMLIVSITAALGPMEDHGALAAELVTAYSPVALGCAALAGLTGVASTWIHTGQLDQLWTTAYGRVLLLKLAILLVVVATGAYNWRRVLPSLGDQIGAVRVVRSASAEVMVAMLVLFVTAVLVALPTPLPTSGP
- a CDS encoding efflux RND transporter permease subunit translates to MLKRIIDWSTANLLLVSLFTLAAIAGGIWAVKQTPLEALPDLSDVQVIVQAEYNDQAPRIVEDQVTYPIAAEMLKVPGSRTVRGYSFFGISFVYIIFEDGTDLYWARSRVLEYLNGIQGKLPANVTPTLGPDATGLGWVFQYALEDTTGQKSLAELRSIQDWYLRYALTAVPGVSEVATLGGFEKQYQIDLDPAKLLGFRIPITAVMSAIQNANADIGAMVVELSEREYMVRGLGYLKSIDDIENVVVGATQSGIPVRVAELGRVSVGPAVRRGVAELDGRGDAVGGIVVMRFGQNALATIARVKAKITEVQQGLPAGVVLTPVYDRSDLIQRAIDNLRGKLLEESLVVALVCIVFLLHARSALVAIITLPLGILIAFIAMRWVGVGADIMSLGGIAIAIGAMIDAAIVMIENMHKHLERAVDARHVALGHPAAGKSLDTSILTTAERWQVVRESSKEVGPALFFSLLIITVSFVPVFVLEGQEGRLFKPLAFTKTFAMAAASLLSVTLVPVAMGIFIRGKIYRERANPVNRLLIALYRPVITFVLRQRWPVIGAALVGLILTAIPWSQIGSEFMPRLDEGTILFMPTTLPGVSVARAREILRVQDGILKSFPEVDHVWGKAGRANTATDPAGLDMVETTITLKPESEWREGMTYDALVAAMDSAVRLPGITNAWTMPIKGRIDMLATGIRTPVGIKLFGPDLAELERLGKEVEQVVRMVPGTRSAFAERAVSGYYLDIDIDRAKAARHGLNVGDVQTVIATAVGGMTITQTVEGRERYGVRIRYPLELRDNPERLASVLIPVAHGIGSDASPDVGMPTGMGAPGATAGEGAFVPLGQIATIRQVAGPMVVRTEGAQPTAWVFVDVVGRDIGSYVAEAQQQVQRAVSLPPGYSLVWSGQYEYMQRAKERMKVVIPATLAIIFLLLYFNFKSVPESLIVMLSLPFALVGGIWFIWLLGYNWSVAVAIGFIALAGVAAETGVVMLIYLDHAWAARTATGHRPSLRDLYEAVMEGAVERVRPKMMTVTAIMAGLLPILWGSGAGASVMKRIAAPMVGGMISSTVLTLIVIPAVYSLWKEREVRAATSNERTD
- a CDS encoding HAMP domain-containing protein codes for the protein MTRGSSKRSGALAMRCGWEMNRVRSFRLALALRVALGALAILATAGLVSILALRTILYQQLDDTLLHLAEVEARAGAATSGPAFQFHEGVLLAARVGPPAELIRYAQLWDFSGQPVVRSGNLTANLTLPPSALTEARAGRVARVTHRWQGRALRSVVYPMELVGAAHQVHVLQVAAPTGPLRQTLVRFALFLVLLTLVGTVGGYALGRNLAAVALRPTGEITAQAEAISEGTLSERITAHADVDEFASLVTVLNGMLDRLDRAFQVQRQFTADASHELRAPLTVLKGDIDVTLKRDRTVEEYRATLIRCREEVERLTRLAGDLLLLARADSSVPLEHLEDVDCRALLDRVRVRFESIAAARGIRFVVHADDGRISGDERMLDRVVSNLVDNAMKYCRAGGEVSLELKLQDEMTLTVRDDGHGISPDQLPHLFVRFFRGDPARRRSDGTGLGLAIAQAGAEAHGGKLEFLGNAPGAVFRLSLPLDGTPIAHTSHA